From Lepisosteus oculatus isolate fLepOcu1 chromosome 8, fLepOcu1.hap2, whole genome shotgun sequence, one genomic window encodes:
- the LOC138241063 gene encoding protein FAM124A-like isoform X1: MDSGSESGERMCLGRTAVRGSRAHLGGRSLLAAGISSHSSSAATLHLLADPGCGPSLRRTVAGLLQPVAPDGPRLVQVSERESPRGCPAAPRGQPALAVVLFLREPGARRGGGALWLLQRRLSCPPWRYHHTEPTSPRRHILPYCPAAQDLYSLGGAPDLPLWAARQVHYGKEAVRFTLYCRDSTFSKTRALYAAVLGRDASLSRDGFCCFSLFCPRPACEVQLALKRLPPEGRPAPLPSALLEFRVRDLQALRRRLPGPCTPISLQRWQTLDYDGNRILLQVGPDSPVLWRSGLLSPVPGARPASPEGIPRWPAGPPSSGGPNRTALAPRAEISRERPRGCFWTCRCLEGTQPLCGCPVCPLASSGDSFTSSSSSGTLEPHSSSSFQLRSSSSPPSPHSDWSTRLLAPPPRTASVDLGFAVLHSGPSSSAGPALSGPWPHCRSESPMARGRLSPPATCCQPIPEQRRASCELPTTCGDEFYI; encoded by the exons ATGGACTCGGGTTCTGAAAGTGGCGA GCGGATGTGTTTGGGCCGCACCGCCGTGAGGGGCTCCCGGGCGCATCTGGGCGGCAGATCTCTCCTCGCAGCCGGCATTTCGTCTCACAGCTCGA GTGCGGCGACGCTCCACCTCCTGGCGGACCCGGGCTGCGGCCCCTCTCTGCGGCGCACGGTGGCCGGCCTGCTGCAGCCCGTGGCCCCCGACGGCCCCCGGCTCGTCCAGGTGTCGGAGCGCGAGTCCCCGCGGGGGTGCCCCGCCGCGCCCCGCGGGCAGCCCGCCCTGGCGGTGGTGCTGTTCCTGCGCGAGCCGGGGGCCCGGCGGGGGGGTGGGGCCCTGTGGCTCCTGCAGCGGCGCCTGAGCTGCCCGCCCTGGCGCTACCACCACACCGAGCCCACCAGCCCCCGGCGCCACATCCTGCCCTACTGCCCCGCCGCGCAGGACCTGTACAGCCTGGGGGGGGCCCCGGACCTGCCCCTGTGGGCCGCGAGACAGGTGCATTATGGGAAGGAGGCCGTGCGCTTCACCCTGTACTGCCGGGACTCCACTTTCTCCAAGACCCGGGCGCTCTACGCCGCCGTCCTGGGCCGGGACGCCTCTCTGTCCCGCGACGGCTTCTGCTGCTTCTCCCTGTTCTGCCCCCGCCCGGCCTGCGAGGTCCAGCTGGCCCTGAAGCGGCTGCCCCCGGAGGGGCGCCCCGCCCCCCTGCCCTCCGCCCTCCTGGAGTTCAGGGTGCGCGACCTCCAGGCCCTGCGCCGCCGGCTGCCCGGCCCCTGCACCCCCATCAGCCTGCAGCGCTGGCAGACGCTGGACTACGACGGCAACAGGATCCTGCTGCAG GTTGGCCCCGACAGCCCAGTTCTGTGGAGAAGTGGGCTTCTGTCACCGGTCCCGGGTGCTCGCCCCGCCAGTCCTGAGGGGATCCCGAGGTGGCCCGCGGGCCCACCCTCCTCTGGAGGCCCAAACCGCACAGCACTGGCCCCACGGGCAGAGATAAGCCGAGAGAGGCCCAGAGGGTGCTTCTGGACCTGCAGGTGTCTGGAGGGGACACAGCCTCTGTGTGGATGTCCTGTCTGTCCTCTGGCCAGCAGTGGTGACTCTttcacctcctcttcctcctctggtACTCTGGAGCCACACTCTTCCTCATCCTTCCAGCTAAGGAGCAGCAGCTCCCCACCTTCTCCTCACAGTGACTGGAGCACACGTCTCCTGGCTCCTCCTCCGAGGACGGCCAGCGTGGACCTGGGCTTCGCTGTCCTCCACAGCGGCCCGAGTTCCTCGGCTGGCCCTGCGCTGTCCGGCCCCTGGCCTCACTGCCGCTCGGAGAGCCCCATGGCACGTGGGAGGCTGTCGCCCCCGGCAACCTGCTGCCAGCCAATCCCGGAGCAGAGGAGGGCTTCCTGTGAGCTGCCCACCACGTGCGGAGAtgagttttacatttaa
- the pabir2 gene encoding protein FAM122B translates to MSHPASVSQEKMDLDLDIPVSLTQNDGNLRRSNSAPMINGLSDHSQVFQREVLRSRRNSTTVVNRQSLMVPSSPIRVPSSRLHQIKQEEGVDLMNRETAHEREVQTAMQMSQSWEESLSLSDNDLDKSSSPKRIDFVPVSPAPSPTRGIGKQCFSPSLQILVGTNGLPPSPIPSPTRRFTTRRSQSPINCIRPSVLGPIKRKGEMETESQPKRLFQGTTTMLSPEVHLPSLSSCLSPALLDSSLSSVGSSSDSPAKISMVSASPDASPFAALRDLSPK, encoded by the exons ATGAGCCACCCGGCCTCCGTGTCCCAGGAGAAGATGGATCTGGACCTCGACATCCCCGTGTCCCTGACCCAGAACGACGGGAACCTGAGGAGATCCAACAGTGCCCCCATGATCAACGGGCTGAG CGACCACTCGCAGGTGTTCCAGCGGGAGGTTCTGCGCAGTCGGAGGAACAGCACCACTGTGGTGAACCGCCAGAGCCTG ATGGTCCCCTCTTCCCCCATCAGAGTCCCCAGCAGCAGACTCCATCAGATTAAACAG GAGGAAGGTGTGGATCTGATGAACAGAGAGACGGCCCACGAGCG CGAGGTGCAGACGGCCATGCAGATGAGTCAGTCCTGGGAGGAGAGCCTCAGCCTG AGTGACAACGACTTGGACAAATCCTCCTCTCCGAAGCGGATTGACTTTGTGCCCGTGTCCCCGGCTCCGTCTCCCACCAGAGGGATTGGGAAG CAATGCTTCTCGCCCTCTCTTCAGATCCTGGTAGGCACCAACGGTCTCCCGCCCAGCCCCATCCCAAGTCCCACCCGGCGCTTCACCAC CAGGAGGAGTCAGAGCCCCATCAACTGTATTAGACCCAGTGTCCTGGGGCCCATCAAACGCAAAG gcGAGATGGAAACCGAAAGCCAGCCAAAGCGCCTTTTCCAAGGAACAACCACCATGCTCTCCCCCGAGGTTCACCTGCCCAGCCTGAGCTCCTG tctctcCCCGGCCCTCCTGGACAGCAGCCTCAGCAGCGTGGGCTCCTCCTCCGACTCCCCGGCCAAGATCAGCATGGTCTCGGCCTCCCCCGACGCCTCCCCCTTCGCCGCGCTCCGTGACCTGTCGCCCAAGTGA
- the LOC138241063 gene encoding protein FAM124A-like isoform X2 has product MCLGRTAVRGSRAHLGGRSLLAAGISSHSSSAATLHLLADPGCGPSLRRTVAGLLQPVAPDGPRLVQVSERESPRGCPAAPRGQPALAVVLFLREPGARRGGGALWLLQRRLSCPPWRYHHTEPTSPRRHILPYCPAAQDLYSLGGAPDLPLWAARQVHYGKEAVRFTLYCRDSTFSKTRALYAAVLGRDASLSRDGFCCFSLFCPRPACEVQLALKRLPPEGRPAPLPSALLEFRVRDLQALRRRLPGPCTPISLQRWQTLDYDGNRILLQVGPDSPVLWRSGLLSPVPGARPASPEGIPRWPAGPPSSGGPNRTALAPRAEISRERPRGCFWTCRCLEGTQPLCGCPVCPLASSGDSFTSSSSSGTLEPHSSSSFQLRSSSSPPSPHSDWSTRLLAPPPRTASVDLGFAVLHSGPSSSAGPALSGPWPHCRSESPMARGRLSPPATCCQPIPEQRRASCELPTTCGDEFYI; this is encoded by the exons ATGTGTTTGGGCCGCACCGCCGTGAGGGGCTCCCGGGCGCATCTGGGCGGCAGATCTCTCCTCGCAGCCGGCATTTCGTCTCACAGCTCGA GTGCGGCGACGCTCCACCTCCTGGCGGACCCGGGCTGCGGCCCCTCTCTGCGGCGCACGGTGGCCGGCCTGCTGCAGCCCGTGGCCCCCGACGGCCCCCGGCTCGTCCAGGTGTCGGAGCGCGAGTCCCCGCGGGGGTGCCCCGCCGCGCCCCGCGGGCAGCCCGCCCTGGCGGTGGTGCTGTTCCTGCGCGAGCCGGGGGCCCGGCGGGGGGGTGGGGCCCTGTGGCTCCTGCAGCGGCGCCTGAGCTGCCCGCCCTGGCGCTACCACCACACCGAGCCCACCAGCCCCCGGCGCCACATCCTGCCCTACTGCCCCGCCGCGCAGGACCTGTACAGCCTGGGGGGGGCCCCGGACCTGCCCCTGTGGGCCGCGAGACAGGTGCATTATGGGAAGGAGGCCGTGCGCTTCACCCTGTACTGCCGGGACTCCACTTTCTCCAAGACCCGGGCGCTCTACGCCGCCGTCCTGGGCCGGGACGCCTCTCTGTCCCGCGACGGCTTCTGCTGCTTCTCCCTGTTCTGCCCCCGCCCGGCCTGCGAGGTCCAGCTGGCCCTGAAGCGGCTGCCCCCGGAGGGGCGCCCCGCCCCCCTGCCCTCCGCCCTCCTGGAGTTCAGGGTGCGCGACCTCCAGGCCCTGCGCCGCCGGCTGCCCGGCCCCTGCACCCCCATCAGCCTGCAGCGCTGGCAGACGCTGGACTACGACGGCAACAGGATCCTGCTGCAG GTTGGCCCCGACAGCCCAGTTCTGTGGAGAAGTGGGCTTCTGTCACCGGTCCCGGGTGCTCGCCCCGCCAGTCCTGAGGGGATCCCGAGGTGGCCCGCGGGCCCACCCTCCTCTGGAGGCCCAAACCGCACAGCACTGGCCCCACGGGCAGAGATAAGCCGAGAGAGGCCCAGAGGGTGCTTCTGGACCTGCAGGTGTCTGGAGGGGACACAGCCTCTGTGTGGATGTCCTGTCTGTCCTCTGGCCAGCAGTGGTGACTCTttcacctcctcttcctcctctggtACTCTGGAGCCACACTCTTCCTCATCCTTCCAGCTAAGGAGCAGCAGCTCCCCACCTTCTCCTCACAGTGACTGGAGCACACGTCTCCTGGCTCCTCCTCCGAGGACGGCCAGCGTGGACCTGGGCTTCGCTGTCCTCCACAGCGGCCCGAGTTCCTCGGCTGGCCCTGCGCTGTCCGGCCCCTGGCCTCACTGCCGCTCGGAGAGCCCCATGGCACGTGGGAGGCTGTCGCCCCCGGCAACCTGCTGCCAGCCAATCCCGGAGCAGAGGAGGGCTTCCTGTGAGCTGCCCACCACGTGCGGAGAtgagttttacatttaa